One part of the Truepera radiovictrix DSM 17093 genome encodes these proteins:
- a CDS encoding flavodoxin domain-containing protein — protein MKEPVLVAYASRYGATREIAEAVARVLEARGLAVHCCPAEAVEALAPYRAVVLGSAVYEGDWLVEASDFVRRFAPELAQRPLWCFSSGTAGAAPTETMQGWTHPRLLTSLFAELQPQGHAVFGGRLEPRRLSVGDWWRYPSLRGVRGDFRDWEAITAWANGVADALAGSGQGRAALEV, from the coding sequence ATGAAAGAGCCGGTGCTGGTCGCCTACGCAAGTCGTTACGGGGCGACGCGGGAGATCGCGGAGGCTGTCGCTCGAGTGTTGGAGGCGCGCGGGTTGGCGGTTCACTGTTGCCCCGCCGAAGCGGTGGAGGCGCTCGCGCCCTACCGCGCGGTGGTGCTCGGCAGCGCCGTCTATGAGGGCGACTGGCTTGTAGAGGCGAGCGACTTCGTCCGACGCTTTGCGCCCGAGTTGGCGCAGCGGCCGCTCTGGTGTTTTTCGAGCGGCACGGCGGGCGCCGCACCGACCGAGACGATGCAGGGCTGGACGCACCCACGGCTGCTGACCTCGCTCTTCGCCGAGCTCCAACCGCAGGGCCACGCGGTCTTCGGGGGCCGCCTCGAGCCGAGACGCTTAAGCGTCGGGGATTGGTGGCGCTATCCGTCGCTGCGGGGCGTGCGGGGGGACTTTCGTGACTGGGAAGCCATCACGGCTTGGGCGAACGGGGTCGCCGACGCGCTCGCCGGAAGCGGCCAAGGGCGTGCGGCGCTTGAGGTTTGA